The Bacillus alveayuensis genome includes a window with the following:
- a CDS encoding hypothetical protein (product_source=Hypo-rule applied), protein WQATNDGMRSTVFLAKHETKYTRPDTTQT, encoded by the coding sequence TTGGCAAGCAACAAACGATGGAATGCGTTCGACTGTTTTTCTTGCAAAGCATGAGACGAAATATACGAGGCCAGATACAACACAAACATAA